The Arvicola amphibius chromosome 6, mArvAmp1.2, whole genome shotgun sequence DNA window GAGTCCGACTTGaggctctcctgcctcagtgggCCCTCATGGGGCTGAGGCACACACATAGGGATGGGAAAGCCACTGTCCCCATCCCTGCAAACCTTTGCTCTTACCTTGCATCTCCACTGTCAGACCCTGATACCCTGCGGCGTTGAGGTGCTTGGTTCATCTGTTAGTGGGGAGAACCAGACCCTGCGCTTGGCTCCTGGCGAGAACTTCACAATTCAGAAACACCCATTTCACACCAGGCTCCCAGGTGTGACAGCTGTAGGACCCCTAGGTGGAGGCTGAGGGAAGACCTCAAGGGCCAGCCAAGTCCAGTAACTCCTCTCTTCTGCTCTGCAGACGGTCCAGCCTCGTCATCACCACTAAGATCTTCTGGGGAGGAAAGTAAGTGCCACAGTTTGCAATGCCCCAGGGGTAGCTGGCCACTGCAGCCCCGAGTCCCGTGGAGACACCATTGCCAAAGCCGGGACAAGGGTCACACTGTTGTCcttgaggaaggaggaggatgttGGCCTCTGCACATCTATCTGCAGGCTGGCACTCATTCCAGTCTGGGGACCTCACGCCCATCCGGTCCCTTCCCAAATTGCAAGCAGCTTTGGCTGAATGTGTCTGTTATTCAAGCCTTGtttaattgctatttttacttaCATGATGACACTATAAAAActctagaaaatagaaaatcgTGACCTGTCTAAACCATCTTAAAGTCTCTGGACCACCTATCCCTCTGCCAGCCTCCAGGTGTCTGGCTCTGTCTTCTCTACAGAGCTTGAGGAAGTTATCAAGTTTATCTCCTGGAGATTATAAAGCAGATTTATGGGCTGAGGATGAGGATCAGTCAGTAGAGTGCCTGCCtggcatgcacgaagccctgttTTCCTCCTCATACCCAGTCAGCTACGGTGGTTCCTGCTGATAATTGCAGCACTTCAGAGGACGAGGAATCaagaagttgaaggtcatccaTGGCTTTGTAacaaatttgaagctagcctgggacacatgagaccctatctcaaaaaaaaatttaagaaatattggttcttaatttttataaattcttaGCTGGACTTATATCTGTAACCCcaatacttgggaagctgaggcaggaggatcatgagtttgagggtACCCTAAGCTATGtagggaaaacctgtctcaaaaagtataaATGATAAATCCAAGCTGAGCAGCAAGGTAATATTGAAGCCTAGAGCCTTTGCCTCACTGCCACCCTGGGGTCAGTGTCCAGGTACACCTAAGCCGTTGATCTTCAGCCTGGAGCTGTTATCCGCAGGTGTCGCATGTTCTGACCTGCATTTTCCAGCATTGTTATTGTAAGCATTATCCCCAGCTGGCTGCTCATCTCCCACCTTGTTGGCCTGTTTTTCAGAgcggagacagagagaggccttTCCCGGAAGCACATAATTGAAGGTGAGCAGGGATTCTAACCATGGTGTCCCCAGCCCGTGACCTCCTGGGTAAGGAGAGGCTCTCTCTAACTATGGTGTCCCCAGCCTGACCTCCTGAGTGAGGAGAGACTCTCTCTAACTGTGGTGTCCCCAGCCCGTGACCTCCTGGGTGAGGAAGGGCTCTAGCCATGCTGTCCCCAGCTCATGATCTCCTCTGAAGGATAGCTAAGAGGCATAGTAGCCTTCCCTTCAGTGATCCAGCCCAGGCCTCGACCCTGGAGAACATGAACCCTTCCTTCTGCTTCaaaaagccatgaggcagaaaACCTGAGCCTGGACAGAGATGGCCAGCTTTCAGGCCAGGCTGAGCCACGCACTGTCTGAACGATCCTGGGCGAGACACCCTGAGCATGTGTCAGAAGGTCTCGAAGTGGGGCTGTGAGAGcacatccccccacacacaacactCGGGGCGTTGGGAAGGATGGACAATGTGGCCCAGAGTGGGGGTGTCTGGGTGTGGGCTCTTCCTCCCCAAGTCATACTTATTCTGAGCTAATATTTCTCATTAAGAAACCTCGTAACTGAAGGCAGGCTTGGTACCCGGCCCTCGCACCCCAGGTTCAGTGTCTCCACCCTCTTTGCTCTGAGCTGCTAGGAGGTGTGTgttggtgatgtgtgtgtgacacactaCCCCTTTATTGTACCGCCTCTCCTTGTGTGATGCCATGCCAAGCTTTGCTTGTTTCTGTACAGACCACAGGTCCTGGAAGTGGCCCAAGGGTCTCAGGACATTTGGCCTGTGGTTCTCCTGATGTACCCTGAAATAGCCagggtgccccccccccactccctttaGGATGTACCTCCTGTCTTGGCATCTCCTCAAGACCCTCACCTGTCCTAAAGCGCCACGTGACAGGGGCCTGCTCTCTTCTGACTCTTGCCCCTGAGCCAGGCACCGACAGTGCTGACCCCTCCTGCTCTTCTCCCAGGACTGAAGGCTTCCCTGGAGCGACTGCAGCTGGACTATGTAGATGTGGTTTTCGCCAACCGCCCAGACCCCAACACGCCCATGGAAGGTAGGTCGGCCAGTTACCCCCTAGCCGGTTCATGCAGGACAAAGCCAGGTGACGACCGGTGGCCAGCTCTGAGGTTCTGGTAGCACACCCAGGCTGGGCGCTCAGGCCtctgtgggggcggggggggggcaggcccTGGCCCTGCCAGGCTGAACCCGGGGCCCTGATCTCATTCTGTATCCTGGCCGTGTTCAAGGCTTCTCTGGTGCGTTCCCAGCAGTTGGTATTTTGCACAGTGGCAGCTGTCGGGGAcggtttcttcttttcattctggTTCCCCTGGGAGGGCTTAGCGGTCTTTTGCTCTGGGGGGTAAGTTATTACCTGGAGGGGAGTAAGCACTCAGGGCTTTGAAGAggcatttgtgtttctttagCGTTTATTTATTCCCTCGGCTCCCGGTCCCTCCATTTCTCCCACTTCCTGCCTCGGCATCTTCTCATTTATGCTTTGCTGCTTCTGGGACTGGGGTTAAGTTGGACCGGTTGTTTTGTCTCcatttgcttttatatatataccacactgctgtgtgtgtgtgtatatatatatatatatatatagagagagagagagagattctttctttttagcAGAACTCtgttctgtgtgatgatttgtgCTCTTCTGTCCTGCCCTTAATCATACCACTCCTCTGTGTTCCCACAGCGATAAACTCTGGtctctttaaatctttcttttatcACCAGGGGACCCATTTAGTTCCTTCAAGTCAAGGACATTCATCATTGAAGGTACACAGTACCCTCAGCCGACTATTGACTTCTGTGTCCGAGTTGCATTTTATGAGacagtatttttatttacacGACTCTCTGTGTCCCCCCCCCATGACAAACTTCTCCATAAAATGCATAAGGGGTGGGGAAGCGCCCCCTGAGGACATCGTGCAAGCAAAGGGAAAGCAAAATGGTGTTGGAGCCCCTCGCTGCCCATCCGTGCTCtcatccatccctccttccccgTGTGCATGTCCCCACTCCATGCTTGCAGTGCCGTGACCTACAGCGGCCGGCTGGCTTTCTGCCGGGGTCTCCCTTGATCTGAGGATGCTCCAGTCCCTGCCCGGGAGCCTGACCTTGGATGGTACAATGGGAAAGGTTGGAAAAGACTAGGTTTCCACAAGGGTCCTGGGACCCCAGACTGAGCAACCCCTAAGACTCATCTCATTCATAGTTCATGCTTGGTAAGTTCTAGCCTCCAACAGAGGCAAAGAACACAAGCCAACAAGCCGTCCCGTCTACCACGGAGGTTCCTGGTGAGCACTCTGGCCATGTGTGGTCACTCAAGTCTGCTCATCTGGCAGCCAGGATCGAAATGGAGTGATTCTCTTCCTTGAAGAATACATATATGAGCTGGCACGATGCTGGGGCCCAGGGCATCCTTGTGCCATGCTTGGTATCTGCCCCCCATCAGCAAATGATCTAAGAACCCCACCTCACGGATAGGCCTTGGTCTTCCTGGGAACTGGGCAGCATTCCACGCTGGAAGGGCTCCTGCCTGCCACCTGGTGCTGCCACCTGACCCCTCCCATGTATTATTTGTGATGCTGCAGAGATGCTGTGGGTTTGGCCACAGCTGGGAGGATTCAGCATCCCTGCTTCTGTCGACCAGCATTAATTATTGAGGTGAAAGACGGCCGTCCCTAAGTGTCACTGTTTCTGGGTTCACTGACATGGGGCACAGGCACACAGTGCTCCTAAACCTGGGTCCCACATTCAGCCTGCCTCTGGCCAGAACCCCAGCTGCCTAGGTTTCCCCCACCCCTCAGAATAGCCAGTCACACCAGGCTCCTGGTCCATCAGCCTTGTTCCCAGGCTCTGCACCGTCTCCATCTCCCTCACTGCATGGGAAGAGCATCGCGCACTCTCCCTGGCTGTGATCCTCATGACCATGACCAGACAGCtcttgggaggatggggagagcggcCAATGTGCGCCACCCTCTCAGCTTCCCGATCTCTGGCATGTGGACCTAAGCCTTGGCTGAGAAGAATAGGGAAACCATACTGCATGGTCTCAGGTGCCTCCAAGAGTGTTTCTAAAAATCTTCACAAGAGCAGCTTGTCTAGAAGCCCGGGCTTCATGGAGTAGGACCGGGGTCTCTAGGTCTCCTCACCTCTTCCCGATGTCAGACATGTCAGTTAACGGCAGTGACTCAGGGAAGGTCCCAGAAGACCCAAACTCCCTTCTCATATGCCCCTCATCTAGGTAGGGTAAAGAAGACCCCAAAGAGTCACAGTCCCCGACCTCAGAAGAGGTGGGGCAGGGCAGAGTTGCCCTGCAGGGGCAGAAGTAAGATGTAACTTCCCTGGTGTTCTGGGTAAACCTACTGGGACCATTTTGCCAGAATCCCAGTGACCTTAGCCCCAGAGATAGGATGCCCTGGAGTCCACCATGAATAGACCTTAGCCAAAGCAGTACTTAGGGACCCAGAACAAGTAAGAAGTAAGACACCCCCCAAAACAGGGCAGACAGAAGCCAACACTATGCCCCATGCAAAGAAGGTCCTGTGGACCCAATGGTGTTTCGAGGCAGGCCATCAGATCCGCTCTGCcgttctcttctccccttctctcccagtccctcccatTGCCAGGGATCGCGGCCGTTAGGGTGGGGCGGGGACATTCAGGAGCGAGGCAGATGTTACCCCTGTGTTTTTAGAAACACTTCTCTACACCCCTACCCTGCCTGTGGCTGTTGACCTTGCAAGCATTGTATCAGACCTGTGAGAAATCCATGGAGCCGTCCCTCACCCCTCCAAGACCTCGTTCCCTTTTCAGAGCCAACACATCTCTAAGAAGCAAAATGGCCAAAGGAGAATGCCTACAAGTGCCAGGGTTTTTAAAATTAGCTCAAATATCCCGTATGTAACGATGGGTCTTATTGTGACATTTTTCTACATGATtatcatgtattttgatcacCCCGTcaccccctttccccctcccactcctgaTCTTCTCTTATTCTTCCCATCCGATCCCCTTCACACTTCCAACTGGCTGATTTTTATGCCCCCCAGACCTGTGAATTTGATGGCACGCGTGCtgttggggtggggagagtcCCGCTCTTGCCCTAGAGGATGGGGTGGGAGCGTCTCAGTCATTCACTCCTTAGGATGTTGTGAGTCTCAGCTTTTGTGGACCCTTGCAGCTCGGCCCCTCCCGGAAGGGACAGTTaaacctcccctcccacccccacttccctgaAGAAGGACTCCAGCGTGGACATGGTCTGCCCAAACCTTCCCATTTCTGCTTCTGGCTCCCCAAGCACAGAAACAAGAAACTCTGGTCCCAAGAGCCCCAGCCTCAAGGGCCTGCCTTTGTCCCCAAAGGCGCCATCTTCCCTCTCTGTGAAGCCCTCAGGACCCCAGTGGGAATGGCTTTCAGTAACTAGAACTGTGTTTGCAAGCGTTGCTAACGTCACTGCCGTGGCCGGTCTGGTTGAATAGCCTTTATCCACCTCACTGGTCCACTGAGTGACCAGGATTCCTACTTCCTCATCCTAGAGTCTGAGGCCCACTCTTGGGGTTTCCCTTCCCTCACCCCATAGCCAGCCATAGGGACATCAGACTACTCACAAAGCCTTTTTCCAAAGATCCTGGCAAGCCTCACCTGCTCAGAGAACTTGTCTTCAGAATttcaattccattttcttttctcctgaaatCTCCACTCCCCAACGCCCACACTCGACCCTGGGAGCCAGGAAGTACACTGCTTGCAAGATGCCTTTGCAgcctgctccctcctcctggcACCCCCACCTGCATCTGCAGACCATCCCCAGGCTGGGCCTGAACCCCAGCCACCCCAACTCatgctctcccttctctctcataGAGACCGTGCGGGCCATGACCCACGTCATCAACCAGGGGATGGCCATGTACTGGGGCACGTCACGCTGGAGTTCCATGGAGATCATGGTAGGATGACACGCGAGTCTCCACAGGCGTGCGTTCCTTGTGGGAGGGGATCCCAAGACTCGCACACACGTGTCTGAGCATAACAGGGTGCGGTTGACATTGGTGTGTGTCTCAGCTTGCCTCACGGCTCAGTCCGTGGCCCTGGACTCAGTTTCTGGATCTATTGGACAAGCCTGCCGGCGTGGTCCTAGGGCCTCAGTACCTGTGCTGCTTGCCATTTATTCTGGGCTTCTGGGATGTTCCATTAGAGTTAAGGGCTTCACGGGAGCCGATGCCCATTTTAGCCGCTACAGTACCACAGTAGGTAAAGGAAGATGCTAACCCTCTGTCTCAAGTGGGAAAGTCAAGGACAGAGGGGTTAAGTCCCATCTTAAGGTCACACTGCTTAGGTCAAGACTGATACCCAGACAGTGCAGGTCGGAGCCTGGACAACACCCCAGTAATTGTCATCTCTTTCCATCAGGCTAGAGCAACCTATGTCCCTATGTGTTTCTGGGGTTCCTAGGAAGACTCAGCAGGAGGTCCCTGTCCTCACTGAAGGGAGTGGCCCAGAAGGAGAGGCTGCCTCCATCCTGCAGCCTGAGGGCAGGCAATCCTGACGGCCTCCCACCTCCACTCCACATTCAACCCTGCCCTTACGCCTGGCCCTGCCCAGTGTCCATGCATTCCAGGCATGCAGCGCTGCTGTAGCTTCCCTGAGACACATATTACTGCTGCATGCAGGAAGTGCAAcaggatttttggtttttttttaaatcacagggGACTTGAGAAGCCCCTGGTGTAACTCAGCATTTGAGTGGATCCGCGAGCCTGTGTGTGAATGGGGATACTGAGGCACCATGCTCCCATTTGCCTCCGACCTGAGGCCTTACTACATTGTGATTCCTCCAAGAACCATCAAGTCTTAGGGTTCCAAAGCCTACCCCCCCTTTTCCTGCCTCCCATGGGGTCTGCCTCACACTCTCAGgaaagctgggggtggagggagcatGAGGGCCTGGGAGGCCTCTGTGTCCTTTTCCCATGACCTCCCAGGTCCCCTGACGCAGCCAATCTCCTTCTGTACCTCAGGAGGCCTACTCCGTGGCCCGGCAGTTCAACCTGATCCCACCCATCTGCGAGCAGGCCGAGTACCACATGTtccagagagagaaggtggaggtcCAGCTGCCAGAGCTGTTCCACAAGATAGGTGGGTATCAGcctaccctccctccccactcctcaccCCCCTCAGGGCCCCAGCTTAACCTcacctggtctctctctctctctctcaggagtgGGTGCCATGACCTGGTCCCCTCTGGCCTGTGGTATCGTCTCAGGAAAGTATGACAGTGGCATCCCGCCTTACTCCAGAGCCTCCCTGAAGGTGAGCCCAGCTGGGATCAGAAGAGGTTCCAAGTCTGTAAGGACCACTTACATGGGGCAGACCTTAGATAGGCAGGCCCAcgaacctacacacacacacacacacacacacacacgcacgcacgcacgcacgcacgcacgcacgtgtgcacacattcacCCCTTCCATGCTTCGACATTCAACGGTCTGGTCCACTACCACCTTAGGTTATGCTCCGGTCCCCATGATGTCCCCCACTGTACCAACACAGAGACCCCAGACAAAATGTAGGGCACAGAGTTGTCCCCAGATCAAATTCTGTTCCCTTGCTGAATACCCAAGAAGCATAAGGGCGATCATATTTGGGAGACAAGCACCCTAGAGCCCCAACTCTAGGTCTTACTCTCTCCCGAGCCTGGGTCCTAGGAGGCCCCTCAGGGCCAAAGGTACCCTGTGCCTCTGGCCCAGGCTCTGGTAGGCTCACCACAAACAGACCTAGTCCTTCAGGATCCGGAAGGGTGTAAATCTGGCCCAGTGCCAACAGAGCTGATGTTTGTGGAGAATCAGCTACCTGCATCTGGAGGTCCGGAGCCCTTCCCTTACCTTCAGCTTGTCCCTTCCCAGGGCTACCAGTGGCTGAAGGACAAGATCCTGAGCGAGGAGGGTCGGCGCCAGCAGGCCAAGCTGAAGGAACTGCAGGCCATCGCCGAGCGTCTAGGCTGCACCCTCCCCCAGCTGGCCATAGGTAATGAGCTCTGGGCACGGTGGGGGGACACCTGTGAGGGACCCCAGACAGCACCCCCTTGAAGGCCAAGGTAAGGACTCCTGGGGGAGAGTTTGAATCTTtatctctttaagagacagaccACCAGGCTAGACCCTCAGTCAGCTAGCTGGGGtcatggggaagggaagggatctTTGAACACTTGGGCCACCCCTTCAGCAGAAGCAATGTAGCCAGAGATCCCCAGAACCTTCTCTAGATACCCCTAGGGCAAACTCTCACACCGTACTCCTGAGCATTCTAAGAGCCCCTGTGACCCCCGCAAGAGCTTGAGCGTCTCTGCCCAGGCGTAGCCAGGCAGGTTCTGCGGAGGGTACCTCCCTCACCTCTGGTCATGTGCCCAcagcctggtgcctgaggaacgAGGGTGTCAGCTCTGTGCTTCTGGGTGCTTCCAATGCAGAGCAACTTATGGAGAACATTGGCGCAATACAGGTAAGAGGGGGGCCCTGGTGGTGGCTCAGGCACCTTCAGCCTTCCTGGATACACAGATAGCTTCACTGAGCACCCTTCCAGGAGCATGGGACATGTGGGGATGGCAGAGAGCCCTGCTCCTGCGGAGTTGTTCCGCACAGGAACAGACGCAAACAATGTAAGAAGGTTGAGTGTTGTGAGGCAACCACCACTGTGGGCAGAGAGGCCAGAGGTAGGCAAGGATGCTGAAAGCAGGGCAGAGGCCTTAGAGGCCCGGGAAGCCTCATAGAGAGAGACACGAAGGTTCCAGTGGGGTGGGAAAGGGGTTGTGCAGCCACTCATCAAACAACCCTTTGGGGACCAGGAGGTCAGAGGGATGGAGCCTAGGGCAGACCCTGGAGTTGCATGCCTGCAGGGACATAGGTGAGATGAAACCCTGGAGGTTTGTGACATGGAGCAGGGCAGGCCTCAGCTGAGCTTTCAGGCAGCTTCTACTCTTGGTGCCGATGGAACAGGACCAAAGACCTGATGGGACTTAATGGTGGGAGCCACAGCTGGATTCCTGGCCATAAGACGCTGGGAAGAGCCACCCGCCTCTCCtccaggccaggctagcctcttaTCCTTGCACGCAGGTCCTTCCAAAACTGTCGTCTTCCACCGTCCATGAGATCGACAGCATTCTGGGCAATAAACCCTACAGCAAGAAGGACTATAGATCCTAAGTCAGCCCCACCACCTGCTCGGACAGTTTCCGGTTCCCTCGTCGTCTCTGTTCGCTCGCTTCTGCTGTTTCAAAGCCAAATGCAGAGTGTGGTTCGTATCCAAGGGGAAAACACTATGCCCGGACATCACCAGGAAATGACCTCCAAAGTCACCGCCAGATGCCACCTGCCGCTTCTTCACTGGATACCGTCTGACGGGTGCCAGGAGATGGCATCGATTAGGGGGGACATTCAGAGGCTCCCACCCCAGCCTTCCACCTCTGCTTATCCTCCAAGAAGGAACATTTGCCCCCAGCCATGGCCCTCCATGGAGATTCCAGAAGTCATGGCCGAATGGAGCTCTAATCCTTGGAGCAGGCAGGGCCGGCCTCTCTGCCAAGAACCCCTGCCTCCAGGGAGGGGCCCGCCACTTCCTAGCACCTCAGCAGCCAGATCCTGGTGGTTAGAGCAGAGCCCCCCTCTTTCCATGGGAAGCCGGGCACTTTGTTTGAGGCTGGCCTAGAGTCTCACCCTTCCCAGACCTTGACCTGACCCACATGCCCAGTGGGCCTTGGCTAGGGTTGTACCCACCTACCTGGCCCTTGGCCCCAACCCTTACCCTTGCTGGCAGGGGCAAGGATCCCAGCTGGTTTTCCCAGTGTCTTCCACCCTGCATACAGCTGCTGAACCCCATGGCAGGGAAGCCCAGCAGCAGGCTTGGATGGAGCCCTCTGGTGTATGCCCCTCTGTCCAGAGACAGGTATGGCAGCTGGCCACGCTACAGGCAGGTTGCAGCAGACTGGGCCCATGCTCACAAGACCATGTTCCTCTCAGACCTCCCTCTGATACCTCTGCTGTGCCGGGGCAGTGGGCTTGTGACTTGAGCTCTTCAGTGAGGGGGCTCCCTGGGGAGCTGCAAactgggggaggaggcagaactCCAGTAACCGTCCCCAGGTTGTAAAAGATCCCCAGGGACCACTCCCCAAAAACGATGGCCAGGATTACTCATTCTCTGCTGCATCCCACCATGCTGGCCTAGGACAGGCTGCggagaaggagaaagggcatGGTGGGCAACCCCTTAGCAGTAGGAGCTAGGCAGATGGTGGTGCCAGGAAGCCTGCAGGTTTGAGCAGTGCATGCTGCCTAGAGGCTCAACTCCATGGTCCTATGATGCTTTGGGGACAGGGTCCTACCCGTGTGTGCCCCCTGACTCCCTAGAAGACCCAAGACTCCTGCCCTGCACAGGCAGTGGCCAGTCACCAGGCATACACCTTGGAGGCACAGCACCCGGCTTCTCTTCTGCAGCTGCTCTTGCAAgactcctccctgctcctctttACCATCTGTTGTCCAGCCAGAGCTGGGCAGAGGCTAGGCCAgggtggggaggatggaggaacgagacaggaaggaaggcagcaggATGAGCAgcttcctctctctcacacacacaaccccccTGCAGACCCCGGGGTCTCAGACCTTCAACACTGCTCGCAGCCCCAAGCCCTGAGACCTCAGAAGCAGCCCTGTGGGTGTGGGGATGGAGGCCATAGGCTCTGGCACCTCCATGCCTGAGCTGGAGGAGCCTGCTTCCTGGACAGGGCCCTGCAGTGgcccagcaggaagtagccagccCTGTCCACACAGCTGACCTCAGCCCTgcttgctatgtggaccaggcaTGCAGGGATGCCCACAGTAGGAGCTGCTGCCACCTGTGAGCCACACCTCAGAGCTAAGCCCCTGCTGGGTGAGTGCAAGAGACAGGAAGACGGGCTACAGGGTGAGCCCTAGATGCAGGCGGCCTCCTGGATGACATTTTAACCAAGTGTTTCTGGGATATTTTCTTCCTTATATACTTTGGAGGAGTCGGGGATCACCTGCCTCCATGGAGGGATTTGGGTAGGACAGTCTTGGGAGACCACAGAAGACACATACGGGGGAGCTGGCCCCGGGCCCTTGCAGGGTCTAAGGCCAGTTCCTTCCTCCATGGCCACACATTTCCCTTCCTCTGGCCCCAGGTGCCTGTTGGTCAGCACAGCCAGCCAGGCCTGATACAGGAGGGGTCTGTTTGCGGGATCTGGCACACGGAGCCCAGCTATTGCTCATCCCAGACCCAAGGTCCTGAGGCACCGCAGGACACCCGTGTGCCTGCTCTTGTCAATCATGTACATAATGTgcttcctcccc harbors:
- the Kcnab2 gene encoding voltage-gated potassium channel subunit beta-2 gives rise to the protein MYPESTTGSPARLSLRQTGSPGMIYRNLGKSGLRVSCLGLGTWVTFGGQITDEMAEHLMTLAYDNGINLFDTAEVYAAGKAEVVLGNIIKKKGWRRSSLVITTKIFWGGKAETERGLSRKHIIEGLKASLERLQLDYVDVVFANRPDPNTPMEETVRAMTHVINQGMAMYWGTSRWSSMEIMEAYSVARQFNLIPPICEQAEYHMFQREKVEVQLPELFHKIGVGAMTWSPLACGIVSGKYDSGIPPYSRASLKGYQWLKDKILSEEGRRQQAKLKELQAIAERLGCTLPQLAIAWCLRNEGVSSVLLGASNAEQLMENIGAIQVLPKLSSSTVHEIDSILGNKPYSKKDYRS